The Sulfuricurvum sp. IAE1 DNA window TACTCGGCCGCGCACAAAAACGACGATGCCTACGAGCGCGAGAATTTCTGGACCAAAATCGTCGGAAACATCGGCGACAGCCAGAAACTCACCCTCAGCTATTTCGGCGACCGCGCGGACAACGTCCTCTATGCGCGCTATCCGATGGATGCGCTCATGGACGACACCGACATGTTCAAAGCCAAATACCAGTTCTTCGGTCTGGGGCGCTATTCGGACGAACTGAGCATCGAAGCGTACCATTCCAAAGTCAAACACGATATGGGAACCGATTTCAGAGCCGGGGCGACGAGCCCTTCGGCAACGATGGTCTCCTTGGTCGACGCGACGATCAAAGGGGTACGTGCCGAAAATACGGCTTCGGTCGCCGAAGCCGACGTCACCGTCGGAATCGATCTCTCGACGCGGAACTGGAACGGGACCAAAGGGACCCGGGTTAATCCTTACGCACAGGTTCAGATCCCCGATGCCGATACCGATAACCTCGGTATCTACGCCAAAGCGGTCCGGACGTTCGGTGCGCTCGACGTGAGCGCCGGGCTGCGCTACGACGATACGAGCGTGGATGCCGACCAGGCGTTGATGGCTGCGGCCAAAGACCGTGATTACGACAACGTCAGCGCCAATCTTCTGGGACGCTACCACTACAGCGCGAACGGCAATCTTTTCGTCGGGGCAGGTCAATCGGTCCGTGTTCCCGATGCACGCGAGCTCTATTTCAAGGATATGGGGAACACAAACCTCAACGAAACAATCAACCGCGAAATCGATGCGGGGGTAGAACACACGTTCGGTAACCTTCACGTCAAAGGGACCCTGTTCTACAGCGATATAAAAGACTATATCTATGCCTACAAAGTGGCCGGTTCGACCACGTCGTTCGCCAACATCGACGCACGCATCGTCGGGGGTGACGTCAGCGCCGACTACGCGCTCAACAAAGAGTGGCGCATCGAATCGGGCGTCGCCTACCAGCGCGGAAGCAAAAAAGACACCAATCAGCTCGATTCACTGGCCACGCTGCCGCAAACCGACAAAGACCTTGCCGATATTCCGCCGCTCAAAGGGCGCGTGGCGCTCGTATTCAACGATGAACGCCACTACGCCGAGGCCGAAT harbors:
- a CDS encoding TonB-dependent receptor; this translates as MKKLTFLSVAAVAALATEPVTIQKITVEATAPKGDTQNISADEIVKFSRQSDLGEMLSGVLPEITHVRTSAIGNDIVLRGFKRDNLNVTIDDAKVCGACPNRMDPPAMHVSSSQIASVEVKEGPFDVTQFGSLGGAINVVTKDPSKGVHGEVSATLGSYDYRKVGATLEAGNDAVQALVGYSRETSGQYKDGDGKTMAEQADSAITAGQRYSAAHKNDDAYERENFWTKIVGNIGDSQKLTLSYFGDRADNVLYARYPMDALMDDTDMFKAKYQFFGLGRYSDELSIEAYHSKVKHDMGTDFRAGATSPSATMVSLVDATIKGVRAENTASVAEADVTVGIDLSTRNWNGTKGTRVNPYAQVQIPDADTDNLGIYAKAVRTFGALDVSAGLRYDDTSVDADQALMAAAKDRDYDNVSANLLGRYHYSANGNLFVGAGQSVRVPDARELYFKDMGNTNLNETINREIDAGVEHTFGNLHVKGTLFYSDIKDYIYAYKVAGSTTSFANIDARIVGGDVSADYALNKEWRIESGVAYQRGSKKDTNQLDSLATLPQTDKDLADIPPLKGRVALVFNDERHYAEAEWIAARHQTYDENNGEQAIGGYGILNLKYGTDFDNGFSLSAGINNFFDRTYAVSNSYIGLTTISEGAQPLILNEPGRNFYATLAYRF